A single region of the Plantactinospora soyae genome encodes:
- a CDS encoding type I polyketide synthase, which produces MNDDTVAIIGLACRFPGAADADEFWRNLVAGREGITVRTREELAALGVPAERLDDQRFVPAGGVLDGLDRFDAAYFGIPPRDAHLMDPQHRVFLECAVAALEDAGQVPGRLRGDVGVYAAAGFNSYLVHEVLPHADELTDRGDVQWLASSDKDYLATRAAYLLGLTGPAMSVQSACSSALVALHLAAEAVLSGECELALAGAVSAGVFQGLGYTYSDGGILSPDGHCRPFDVAASGTVFGSGVGAVVLKRLADALADGDTVRAVVLGSAINNDGGRKVGFTAPSAAGQARVIAAAQSVAGVGPAQVSYLEAHGTATPLGDEIELAALRQVFADAPNPMRVLGSVKSNVGHLDTCAGMAGLIKTVLCLQHRTLVGMPGVRQPRPTVGEASFRVLTEATEWPGPDGTRVAGVSAFGVGGTNAHVVLGDSPSAPPEGRRSGGSGWQVLPLSARTPAALDRLTDRMRGALQAPKSPALGDVAFTLQVGRRSHPWRRPVLVRAGDGRWDATAIRGDAPPEVAFSFAGQGHGHPGLAADLYQDEPLFRDAVERCLEALRPWTDAPLRKLLLDPGHAGGFDRTEQAQPALFTLEYALACWWTALGVRPVALVGHSIGEFAAACLAGIFTLPDAARLVAERGRLTATLPPGAMLAVPLSEAAVREFLDTSGAMSDGIDLAAVNAPDRCVLAGAPADVHGLAEQLAGRGVATRRLATRHAFHSRHVDLITDRFAELVAGVATGPATVPVISTVTGRLLSDAEAASPSYWAAQLRRTVRYSDALAAIEADALVEIGPARSLPGRARGGRSDLSLLASLDPPTADGPPARYSSLARLWQRGVEVEWTALGDRSGRRRVSLPTYPFEPTRHWFRPTREPRPGRAPVVPAYSSGDAVPGWLHVVDWAPTPPAGPGALPERVLVLLDTGRSDRPALGPHVVDLLRRLDVSVLTVEPHAPVMDSQWCAVLLARFVARGETPDAVIDCRAAGFASLPVAGDPAVAEVAGEALNAVGGLLSLHRAIAEVLPGRPVRTVVATESAHGIGGQPPRTPQAATVLGAVRVVPLESPNLRLAAVDLDLADRTPRTLARAAEALLAELRGGADPLVAVRGRRRLVPRASRPSLATGQTGAGDAAGTVPVIPAGGVHVITGGLGGMGLALAEQLATQPGRTLLLLTRGPVPDGPAWHTVRPPGAVPASCPPELASRLARFAAAGTVVCLVQADVTDAAELSAALDVARARFGRIAGVVHAAGVPDGVVIARRTDDQLARVLAPKVTGTLLLHLLTAADQPDYVVLCSSVLATTGAVGQAAYTAANAFLDSFAHLGERTVAIGWDRWSQTGMAVRHGAQGARLEHPLFASRQPTAGGGFDLLVRWGRHTRWLAGEHRLRDESVLPGTALLELALAGHRLLHGPAPVYLDAVFAGPLPVSDTEDPAIVLRLRPAADGAYDWEIAGERVAASGRIGPYRGEETVEPAVDVAALSPSLRSVEDAGTGGSGVDAVQTGPRWRCLTGRWQGEREALLRLELPNEFGDDLEAHPLHPALFDVATGAAAAGQADYLPAAYRRIVVYRDLPAAGYARVVRHEDTGDSVVADVTFTDPDGLVAVEVKGFVLRPAPSHGRVPVPGRDHPAGREGIGTAEGRRAFDIVLANRHLPHILVTPRLSAAENTGADLSGAEVSGVAAVDRPGIDVSDAGALERAIAQVWVRLLGVPQAGPDDSIFELGGDSLLIVQIAAELQKIGIAVSPGDIFAAPTVARLAAHVRASRPPAADLPRPDAVVPDGEDTEARAAARGDFPDTDLDPSDVARVLALFDARGEEQ; this is translated from the coding sequence ATGAATGACGACACGGTCGCCATCATCGGGCTCGCGTGCCGGTTCCCCGGAGCAGCCGACGCGGACGAGTTCTGGCGGAACCTGGTGGCGGGCCGGGAAGGTATCACGGTCCGGACCCGTGAGGAGTTGGCGGCTCTCGGGGTACCCGCGGAGCGGCTGGACGACCAGCGGTTCGTCCCGGCCGGTGGGGTGCTCGACGGCTTGGACCGCTTCGACGCGGCCTACTTCGGCATCCCACCGCGCGACGCCCATCTGATGGATCCGCAGCACCGGGTGTTCCTGGAATGCGCGGTGGCCGCCCTGGAAGACGCGGGGCAGGTGCCCGGACGGCTCCGCGGCGACGTGGGTGTCTACGCGGCAGCGGGGTTCAACTCGTACCTCGTTCACGAGGTGCTGCCACACGCGGACGAGCTGACCGACCGGGGCGACGTGCAGTGGCTGGCGTCAAGTGACAAGGACTATCTCGCCACTCGGGCCGCGTACCTGCTGGGGTTGACCGGCCCGGCGATGAGCGTGCAGTCGGCGTGTTCGTCGGCGTTGGTCGCGCTGCACCTGGCCGCGGAGGCGGTGCTCAGCGGGGAGTGTGAGCTCGCTCTGGCGGGGGCCGTGTCGGCCGGGGTGTTCCAGGGGCTCGGCTATACCTACTCCGACGGCGGCATCCTCTCCCCGGACGGCCACTGCCGGCCGTTCGACGTGGCCGCCAGCGGCACCGTGTTCGGCAGCGGCGTCGGGGCCGTGGTCCTGAAACGTCTGGCCGACGCGCTGGCCGACGGCGACACGGTACGTGCGGTGGTGCTCGGCTCGGCGATCAACAACGACGGCGGCCGGAAGGTCGGGTTCACCGCACCGTCGGCCGCCGGACAGGCCAGGGTGATCGCCGCGGCGCAGTCGGTGGCGGGTGTGGGTCCGGCACAGGTGTCGTACCTGGAGGCGCACGGCACGGCCACCCCGCTCGGCGACGAGATCGAATTGGCCGCACTGCGCCAGGTCTTCGCGGATGCCCCGAATCCGATGCGGGTGCTCGGTTCGGTCAAGTCCAATGTCGGTCATCTTGACACCTGCGCCGGCATGGCCGGACTGATCAAAACCGTCTTGTGTCTCCAACACCGCACGCTCGTGGGCATGCCCGGCGTCCGGCAGCCCCGGCCGACCGTCGGCGAGGCGTCGTTCCGGGTGCTGACCGAGGCGACCGAGTGGCCGGGACCGGACGGCACCCGGGTGGCCGGAGTCAGCGCCTTCGGCGTGGGTGGTACGAATGCCCATGTAGTCCTGGGTGATTCGCCGTCGGCGCCGCCCGAGGGCCGGCGCTCTGGCGGCTCCGGCTGGCAGGTGTTGCCGCTGTCGGCACGGACACCGGCGGCACTCGACCGGCTGACCGACAGGATGCGTGGCGCGCTGCAGGCGCCGAAGAGCCCGGCACTCGGCGACGTGGCATTCACGCTCCAGGTGGGCCGGCGCAGCCACCCCTGGCGGCGGCCCGTCCTGGTTCGGGCCGGCGACGGCCGGTGGGATGCCACAGCGATTCGAGGCGACGCCCCGCCAGAGGTGGCCTTCTCCTTCGCCGGGCAGGGCCACGGGCATCCCGGGCTGGCCGCGGACCTCTATCAGGACGAACCGTTGTTCCGCGATGCCGTCGAACGGTGCCTCGAGGCGCTACGCCCGTGGACCGACGCTCCGCTGCGCAAACTGCTCCTCGACCCCGGACACGCGGGCGGCTTCGACCGCACCGAGCAGGCGCAGCCCGCACTGTTCACCCTGGAATACGCACTCGCCTGCTGGTGGACAGCCCTGGGGGTGCGCCCGGTCGCACTGGTGGGGCACAGCATCGGCGAGTTCGCCGCCGCCTGCCTGGCCGGGATCTTCACCCTGCCCGACGCGGCCCGCCTGGTGGCCGAGCGGGGCCGGCTCACCGCGACCTTGCCGCCCGGGGCGATGCTGGCGGTACCCCTGTCCGAGGCGGCCGTGCGCGAGTTTCTAGACACGAGCGGCGCGATGTCGGACGGGATCGACCTCGCTGCGGTCAACGCCCCCGACCGGTGCGTGCTGGCCGGCGCTCCGGCCGACGTTCACGGGCTGGCCGAGCAACTCGCCGGGCGCGGCGTGGCGACCCGACGACTGGCTACCCGGCACGCCTTCCACTCCCGGCACGTCGACCTCATCACGGACCGGTTCGCGGAGCTGGTTGCGGGCGTCGCCACCGGACCGGCCACCGTCCCCGTGATCTCCACGGTCACCGGTCGGCTGCTCTCCGACGCCGAGGCCGCCTCGCCCAGCTACTGGGCGGCGCAGCTGCGGCGGACCGTCCGGTATTCGGACGCGCTGGCCGCGATCGAAGCGGACGCCCTCGTCGAGATCGGGCCGGCCCGGTCGCTGCCCGGGAGGGCTCGTGGTGGCCGGTCGGACCTGTCGCTGCTGGCCTCACTCGACCCGCCGACCGCGGATGGCCCGCCCGCGCGGTACTCCAGCCTCGCCCGCCTGTGGCAGCGGGGTGTCGAGGTGGAGTGGACGGCACTTGGCGACCGGTCCGGCCGGCGACGGGTCTCGCTGCCCACGTACCCCTTCGAGCCGACCCGGCACTGGTTCCGCCCGACCCGGGAACCACGTCCGGGCCGGGCACCCGTGGTGCCGGCGTACTCATCCGGCGACGCCGTACCGGGCTGGCTTCATGTGGTCGACTGGGCACCCACCCCACCGGCGGGTCCGGGTGCCTTGCCCGAGCGCGTGCTGGTGCTCCTGGACACCGGGCGGTCCGACCGGCCTGCGCTGGGACCCCACGTGGTCGACCTGTTGCGCCGGCTCGATGTCAGCGTGCTGACCGTCGAGCCGCACGCCCCGGTGATGGACTCGCAATGGTGCGCGGTATTGCTCGCCCGCTTCGTCGCGCGGGGGGAGACGCCGGACGCAGTGATCGACTGCCGAGCCGCCGGCTTCGCCTCGCTACCCGTGGCAGGGGATCCGGCCGTGGCCGAGGTCGCCGGTGAGGCACTGAACGCGGTCGGTGGCCTGCTGTCGCTGCACCGCGCCATCGCCGAGGTCCTGCCCGGCAGGCCGGTGCGCACCGTGGTGGCCACCGAGTCCGCGCATGGCATCGGTGGGCAACCACCGCGTACCCCGCAGGCCGCCACGGTACTGGGAGCGGTCCGGGTGGTGCCTCTCGAGTCGCCGAACCTACGGCTCGCGGCGGTCGACCTCGACCTCGCCGATCGGACTCCGCGCACGCTCGCCCGGGCGGCCGAGGCGTTGCTGGCCGAGCTGCGTGGCGGCGCCGACCCGCTGGTGGCCGTGCGGGGTCGCCGTCGCCTGGTGCCCCGTGCGAGCCGGCCCTCCCTGGCTACCGGGCAGACCGGGGCCGGGGACGCGGCCGGGACGGTGCCGGTGATCCCGGCCGGCGGCGTGCACGTGATCACCGGTGGACTGGGCGGGATGGGCCTCGCCCTCGCCGAGCAGCTCGCCACGCAACCGGGCCGGACGCTGCTGCTGCTCACCCGGGGTCCGGTGCCGGACGGGCCGGCGTGGCACACCGTCCGCCCACCGGGCGCCGTCCCGGCGTCCTGCCCGCCCGAGCTGGCCTCCAGGCTTGCGCGGTTCGCCGCCGCCGGCACCGTCGTCTGCCTGGTGCAGGCCGACGTCACCGATGCCGCGGAGTTGTCCGCCGCGCTCGACGTGGCCCGTGCCCGCTTCGGGCGCATCGCCGGGGTGGTGCACGCCGCCGGGGTACCCGACGGCGTGGTGATCGCCCGGCGCACCGACGATCAGCTGGCCCGGGTCCTCGCCCCGAAGGTGACCGGTACGCTGCTGCTCCACCTTCTGACAGCGGCCGATCAGCCGGACTACGTGGTGTTGTGCTCCTCGGTGCTCGCGACCACCGGCGCGGTCGGGCAGGCCGCGTACACCGCCGCGAACGCGTTCCTCGACAGCTTCGCCCACCTGGGCGAGCGTACGGTGGCCATCGGCTGGGACCGTTGGTCGCAGACCGGCATGGCGGTGCGCCACGGCGCGCAGGGAGCGCGGCTGGAACACCCGCTGTTCGCCAGCCGCCAGCCGACCGCCGGGGGCGGCTTCGACCTGCTGGTGCGGTGGGGCCGGCACACTCGCTGGCTGGCCGGCGAACACCGGCTGCGGGACGAGTCCGTGCTGCCCGGCACCGCCCTGCTGGAGCTGGCGCTGGCCGGCCACCGGCTGCTCCACGGCCCGGCGCCGGTGTACCTGGACGCCGTGTTCGCCGGTCCGCTGCCGGTTTCCGACACCGAGGATCCGGCGATCGTGCTGCGGTTGAGGCCTGCCGCCGACGGCGCGTACGACTGGGAGATCGCCGGTGAACGGGTGGCCGCGAGTGGCCGCATCGGCCCGTATCGCGGCGAGGAGACCGTCGAGCCGGCCGTGGATGTCGCCGCCCTGTCGCCATCTCTCCGATCGGTCGAGGACGCCGGGACGGGTGGGTCCGGCGTGGACGCGGTGCAGACCGGTCCCCGGTGGAGATGCCTGACCGGGCGGTGGCAGGGCGAGCGGGAGGCGTTGCTCCGGCTCGAACTGCCCAACGAATTCGGCGACGATCTCGAAGCGCATCCGCTGCACCCGGCGCTGTTCGACGTGGCGACGGGCGCGGCCGCCGCCGGGCAGGCGGACTACCTGCCGGCCGCGTACCGCCGGATCGTCGTGTACCGGGACCTGCCCGCGGCCGGATACGCCCGGGTGGTGCGGCACGAGGACACCGGCGACAGCGTGGTCGCCGACGTCACTTTCACCGACCCGGACGGGCTGGTGGCTGTCGAGGTCAAGGGGTTCGTGCTGCGGCCGGCACCATCGCACGGCCGGGTTCCGGTACCCGGGCGGGACCATCCGGCAGGCCGCGAAGGGATCGGTACGGCCGAGGGCCGTCGGGCTTTCGACATCGTCCTGGCCAATCGGCACCTACCGCACATCCTGGTCACCCCGCGGCTGTCGGCCGCCGAGAACACCGGCGCCGACCTGTCCGGCGCGGAGGTGTCCGGCGTGGCTGCCGTCGACCGGCCGGGCATCGATGTGTCCGATGCCGGCGCACTCGAGCGGGCCATCGCGCAGGTGTGGGTCAGGCTGCTGGGCGTACCCCAGGCGGGGCCGGACGACAGCATCTTCGAGCTTGGCGGCGACTCGCTGCTGATTGTGCAGATCGCCGCGGAACTGCAGAAGATCGGGATCGCCGTCTCGCCGGGCGACATATTCGCGGCGCCGACGGTCGCACGGCTTGCCGCGCACGTGCGTGCCAGCCGGCCGCCGGCAGCCGATCTCCCGCGGCCCGATGCGGTCGTGCCGGACGGGGAAGACACCGAGGCCCGGGCCGCGGCCCGCGGAGATTTTCCGGACACGGACCTCGACCCGTCCGACGTGGCCCGGGTGCTGGCCCTGTTCGACGCCAGAGGGGAAGAACAGTGA